Proteins from one Planctomyces sp. SH-PL62 genomic window:
- a CDS encoding PIG-L deacetylase family protein, producing MSWPVRQPHHQRPHDPGRLDIECRQPKRFGRKKLGVFWFCRKWSPDSLSITSSDVQMINLIMNKPRDADYNILCLGAHSDDIEIGCGGTILEMLARHKNVAVSWCVFSSNTLREREARSSAELLLEGACQRDIIIRDFRDGYFPFEGSQIKDEFEKIKQRCDPDLIFTHYRNDRHQDHRLISDLTWNTFRNHLILEYEIPKYDGDIGSPNLFMPLNEATCLKKIRCIIDKFTSQSGKQWFDEQTFSAMLRLRGMEANSPTMFAEAFYCRKLVIDV from the coding sequence ATGAGCTGGCCTGTCCGCCAGCCCCATCACCAGCGGCCCCATGACCCTGGCCGCCTGGACATCGAATGCAGACAACCAAAACGCTTTGGCCGTAAGAAGTTAGGCGTGTTCTGGTTCTGCCGAAAGTGGTCGCCTGACAGTCTGTCTATCACCTCGAGCGATGTCCAAATGATCAATCTGATTATGAACAAGCCTCGCGATGCCGACTATAATATCCTCTGCTTGGGGGCCCACTCCGACGATATCGAAATTGGATGCGGAGGCACAATTCTCGAGATGCTCGCAAGACACAAAAATGTCGCTGTTTCCTGGTGTGTCTTCAGTTCTAACACATTAAGGGAGCGTGAGGCCAGGTCAAGCGCAGAACTGCTTTTGGAAGGCGCTTGTCAACGCGACATCATAATACGAGACTTCCGAGACGGCTACTTCCCATTTGAGGGAAGCCAGATTAAAGATGAATTCGAGAAAATCAAACAGCGATGCGACCCAGATCTTATTTTTACGCATTACCGGAATGATCGTCATCAGGATCATCGCTTGATCTCCGATCTCACGTGGAATACTTTTCGCAATCATCTCATTCTTGAATACGAGATTCCAAAATACGACGGCGACATCGGCTCGCCAAACCTGTTTATGCCACTTAATGAAGCGACCTGCTTAAAGAAGATCCGCTGCATAATTGACAAGTTCACGTCTCAATCCGGCAAACAGTGGTTTGACGAGCAAACTTTCTCCGCGATGCTGAGGCTCCGTGGGATGGAAGCGAATTCGCCGACGATGTTTGCAGAGGCCTTCTACTGTCGTAAACTTGTAATCGATGTGTAA
- a CDS encoding IS5 family transposase, translating into MRTHRYSSDVTDEQWASIEHFIPVCPGGQPRKSDVREVLDAILYMLRTGCQWRYLPEGFLPRSTVWRYFDEWRSNGTLDRIHDALRRKVRAKEEPYRPRTTASVDSHSVDTTSGGEERRRDDAKNVNGRKRHIVVDSMGLLLAVLVTAAALFSRLDGQPMGRVTQMFADSKYHNFRLYEWVEEHARWELAIIRRPDEARGRVLLPIRWTVERTFARLGRCRRLSKDREKTVLLSEGFIKPAMVQLMLHRLRPSNVDPEFRYPRPMAA; encoded by the coding sequence ATGAGAACGCACCGCTACTCCAGCGACGTCACCGACGAACAGTGGGCCTCGATCGAGCACTTCATCCCCGTGTGCCCCGGCGGGCAGCCCCGCAAGTCGGACGTCCGCGAGGTCCTCGACGCGATCCTCTACATGCTCCGGACCGGCTGCCAGTGGCGGTACCTGCCGGAAGGCTTCCTGCCCCGGAGCACCGTCTGGCGGTACTTCGACGAGTGGCGGTCGAACGGGACGCTCGACCGCATCCACGACGCCCTCCGGCGGAAGGTGCGGGCGAAGGAGGAGCCCTATCGGCCCCGGACCACGGCCAGCGTCGACAGCCATTCGGTCGACACCACGTCCGGCGGCGAGGAACGGCGCCGCGACGACGCCAAGAACGTGAACGGCCGGAAACGCCACATCGTCGTGGATTCCATGGGTTTGCTGCTGGCTGTCCTGGTCACGGCGGCCGCCCTGTTCTCCCGGCTGGACGGCCAGCCGATGGGCCGCGTCACGCAGATGTTCGCGGACTCGAAGTATCACAACTTCAGGCTCTACGAATGGGTCGAGGAGCACGCGAGGTGGGAGTTGGCGATCATCCGCCGCCCCGACGAAGCCCGCGGTCGGGTGCTCCTGCCGATCCGCTGGACGGTCGAGCGGACGTTCGCCCGGCTGGGCCGCTGCCGCCGCCTGAGCAAGGACCGCGAGAAGACCGTCCTGTTGTCGGAAGGCTTCATAAAGCCGGCGATGGTCCAACTGATGCTCCATCGCCTCCGCCCCTCGAACGTCGATCCCGAGTTCCGCTATCCACGCCCGATGGCGGCGTAA
- a CDS encoding transposase: protein MIEDAYRLGEAMGLPVWCADQTGPYQTMPHPGRSWRPEGDPVRQLHEYLRGGTAKALTLFHPADGRVRLQGVTSCPNSVLHPWLKRELAAILAGLPDPPGEPVAGRRAAWDRWQEGLSIKPTLLSELPPLRILLVLDNLAGHKTPELVCWLFAHGVMPLYTPVGGSWLDMVESLQGILKRRALDGRHPESTGLIISWLEATASHWNSSPTPFVWGGERAARRRRQRERRHRLGGSGACTRLPLPRRCGASYGHAQAK from the coding sequence TTGATCGAGGACGCCTACCGCCTGGGCGAGGCGATGGGCCTACCGGTCTGGTGCGCCGACCAGACCGGGCCCTACCAGACGATGCCCCACCCCGGCCGGTCGTGGCGGCCCGAGGGCGATCCGGTGCGGCAGCTGCACGAGTACCTCCGCGGCGGCACGGCCAAGGCCCTGACGCTCTTCCATCCGGCCGACGGCCGGGTCCGCCTGCAAGGGGTGACGTCCTGCCCCAACTCGGTCCTGCACCCCTGGCTCAAGAGGGAGTTGGCCGCAATCCTGGCCGGGTTGCCCGATCCGCCCGGCGAGCCGGTCGCCGGGCGGCGAGCGGCCTGGGATCGCTGGCAGGAGGGGCTCTCGATCAAGCCGACCCTCCTCTCGGAGCTGCCGCCGCTGCGGATACTCCTGGTGCTGGACAACCTCGCCGGGCACAAGACGCCGGAACTGGTGTGCTGGCTGTTCGCCCACGGCGTCATGCCGCTCTACACGCCGGTGGGCGGCTCGTGGTTGGACATGGTCGAGAGCCTGCAGGGCATCCTGAAGAGGCGGGCCCTCGACGGCCGGCATCCCGAGTCGACCGGGCTGATCATCAGCTGGCTTGAGGCGACCGCATCGCACTGGAACTCGTCGCCGACCCCCTTCGTCTGGGGCGGCGAGCGTGCCGCCCGCCGGCGGCGTCAACGAGAACGCCGCCATCGCCTGGGAGGCTCGGGTGCCTGTACACGGCTGCCCCTGCCGAGACGCTGCGGAGCGAGTTATGGACACGCGCAAGCCAAGTGA
- a CDS encoding helix-turn-helix domain-containing protein translates to MSRLKKDPLREATDAERQELVQLSRSQAAPAAEVARAKALLAVAAGDDYQQAARAAGRRSGDAVSHLVARFNAEGLAALTPRHGGGRLPTYDAAARRRTLREARRTPTPEADGTASWSLSTLREALRSAPDGLPAVSTYTIRKVLHEAGYSHQRSRSWCPTGSALRLRKAGPVVVSDPDAEPKKS, encoded by the coding sequence ATGTCCCGTCTCAAGAAGGACCCGCTCCGCGAGGCGACCGATGCGGAGCGACAGGAGTTGGTCCAACTCAGTCGCTCCCAGGCCGCACCGGCGGCCGAAGTCGCGAGGGCAAAGGCGTTGCTGGCCGTCGCCGCCGGCGACGACTACCAGCAGGCCGCTCGCGCCGCCGGCCGTCGCTCCGGCGACGCCGTCTCGCATCTGGTCGCCCGGTTCAACGCCGAAGGGCTGGCGGCGTTGACGCCTCGCCACGGCGGCGGCCGGCTGCCGACCTACGACGCCGCGGCCCGAAGGCGCACCCTCCGCGAAGCCCGCAGGACGCCGACCCCGGAGGCCGATGGGACGGCGTCCTGGTCCTTGAGCACGCTCCGCGAGGCGTTGCGATCGGCCCCGGACGGGCTCCCCGCCGTCTCGACCTACACCATCCGGAAGGTGCTCCACGAGGCCGGCTACAGCCACCAACGCTCCCGGTCCTGGTGCCCCACCGGTTCGGCCCTGCGGCTCCGCAAGGCGGGGCCCGTCGTGGTCTCCGACCCGGACGCCGAGCCCAAAAAGAGTTGA
- a CDS encoding transposase, producing the protein MNRTYTPELDPDVLDRLSAYATNLRDDFNRPRQAQWCGVYIHGLLQDGDRKSVEPMAARVPLPEGQVSDPD; encoded by the coding sequence ATGAACCGGACCTACACCCCCGAACTCGACCCCGACGTGCTCGACCGCCTCTCCGCCTACGCCACGAACCTCCGCGACGACTTCAACCGGCCGAGGCAGGCCCAGTGGTGCGGCGTCTACATCCACGGCTTGCTCCAGGACGGCGACCGTAAGAGCGTCGAGCCGATGGCCGCCCGCGTCCCGTTGCCCGAGGGCCAGGTCTCCGACCCCGACTAA
- a CDS encoding transposase yields MLKRYRAAMAAKFADPTAIFVVDDTTFPKQGGHSVGVERQYCGALGKKDNCQSAVSVYYVAAKGHYPLDMRLYLPEGWLVDPKRLGKAKVPEAERRSLTKGQIALELLDRVRAKGLPGGLVVADGGYGVSGPFRDGLAERELHYIVGVTDEMVVFTAEPQWEEPRVGTAGRGYAAGWPRGRPGR; encoded by the coding sequence GTGCTCAAACGCTACCGGGCCGCGATGGCGGCGAAGTTCGCCGACCCGACCGCGATCTTCGTCGTCGACGACACGACCTTCCCCAAGCAGGGCGGCCATTCCGTCGGCGTGGAGCGGCAGTACTGCGGGGCGCTGGGCAAGAAGGACAACTGCCAGAGCGCCGTGAGCGTCTACTACGTCGCCGCGAAGGGCCACTACCCGCTCGACATGCGGCTCTACCTGCCGGAGGGCTGGCTGGTCGACCCGAAGCGGCTGGGCAAGGCCAAGGTGCCCGAGGCCGAGCGGCGATCGCTGACGAAGGGCCAGATCGCGTTGGAGCTGCTCGACCGCGTCCGCGCCAAGGGGCTGCCGGGCGGGCTGGTGGTCGCCGACGGCGGCTACGGCGTCTCGGGACCGTTCCGCGACGGCCTGGCCGAGCGCGAGCTGCACTACATCGTCGGAGTGACCGACGAGATGGTCGTCTTCACCGCGGAGCCGCAGTGGGAGGAGCCGAGGGTCGGGACGGCCGGCCGCGGGTACGCCGCCGGCTGGCCGAGGGGTCGCCCCGGCCGGTGA
- a CDS encoding transposase — protein sequence MSLKELAARTPRRKVTWREGTKGPMWGRFAWLRVWPPGGWATGECAGRGPIRPLIEEQADGQLKYAFSNVPANTSRIEAVSLWRSRWLVEQGYQQMKEELGLDHFEGRSWRGFHHHACLVMLAYGFLALERLREKREAGQAGKKGGPRPVITVPAIRRGLQGLLVPICRHDCPFCRSAEPPRQLTE from the coding sequence GTGAGCCTGAAGGAGCTGGCGGCACGGACGCCACGGCGGAAGGTGACCTGGCGCGAGGGGACCAAGGGGCCGATGTGGGGCCGCTTCGCCTGGCTGCGGGTCTGGCCGCCCGGGGGCTGGGCGACAGGCGAATGCGCCGGCCGGGGGCCGATCCGGCCGCTGATCGAGGAGCAGGCCGACGGCCAGCTGAAGTACGCCTTCAGCAACGTGCCGGCGAACACCAGCCGGATCGAGGCCGTCAGCCTATGGCGGAGCCGCTGGCTGGTGGAGCAGGGATATCAGCAGATGAAGGAGGAGCTGGGCCTGGACCATTTCGAGGGGCGGTCGTGGCGGGGATTCCACCACCACGCCTGCCTGGTGATGCTGGCCTACGGCTTCCTGGCGTTGGAGCGGCTGAGGGAAAAGAGAGAAGCCGGCCAGGCCGGTAAAAAAGGGGGGCCGCGGCCGGTGATCACCGTGCCGGCGATCCGTCGCGGCCTCCAGGGGCTGCTGGTGCCGATCTGCCGGCACGACTGCCCGTTCTGCCGTTCGGCGGAACCTCCAAGACAGCTAACGGAGTAG
- a CDS encoding glycosyltransferase yields MTKPSLICIAYHFPPSSATGGHRTRAIVRHLGRFGWNPVVVTIKADPEEGRDPSLLEGLPLDLSVYRTAAPELLGWASAAYSLFRMRDRGPLDGQSQETSKEDPPVRKSSRFRRWIDQASWWMQTPDKAIGWLPIGLIAALRALRRHQGRAIYSSAPFWTAHLIAMSAKKLTGRPWIADFRDPWRSNPFRRLPYQSIDRFDAWLESRVVRNADRIICNTRRMQTDFETRYPEAAGRFTTIYNGFDPEVYENLSARRPVGPDHLVITHAGQFYGPRRPHPIFEAIRLLRDRRSTTREPVLQLFGTPTYEGRDLGSIAAEFGIQDQVVVQGAIPHLRALEELRGSDIQLLVGIGGEGSDLQVPAKLYEYLGVDRPILALAPQNSAIADVMSEGGILGAICDPEDAEQIAAAIVDLDARALAGDGVNRDEERPAKNRFHRSEQVGFLVDVLEDVLRERESRLVRGRTSLSDIVEAAPGKRPD; encoded by the coding sequence GTGACGAAACCTTCACTGATCTGCATTGCCTATCATTTCCCCCCGTCATCGGCTACGGGCGGTCATCGGACAAGGGCGATCGTCCGCCACCTCGGGAGATTCGGGTGGAATCCGGTCGTAGTGACGATCAAGGCTGATCCCGAGGAAGGGCGGGATCCTTCGCTCCTCGAAGGTCTTCCGCTCGATCTCTCCGTGTATCGTACCGCGGCACCCGAACTCCTCGGTTGGGCGTCGGCCGCATACTCTCTTTTTCGGATGCGCGACCGCGGTCCGCTCGACGGTCAAAGCCAGGAAACGTCAAAGGAGGATCCACCAGTCCGAAAGTCCTCTCGTTTCCGGCGTTGGATCGATCAGGCGAGTTGGTGGATGCAGACGCCCGACAAAGCGATCGGCTGGCTTCCCATCGGCCTAATTGCGGCTCTTCGCGCCCTCCGTCGCCATCAAGGACGTGCGATATATTCGTCAGCGCCCTTTTGGACGGCTCACCTCATCGCGATGTCCGCCAAGAAGTTGACGGGGCGTCCCTGGATCGCCGACTTCCGAGATCCGTGGCGATCAAACCCTTTCCGCAGGTTGCCCTATCAATCGATTGATCGCTTCGACGCCTGGCTTGAGTCGCGCGTGGTGAGAAACGCTGATCGGATCATCTGCAACACCCGGCGCATGCAAACCGACTTCGAGACTCGCTACCCAGAGGCGGCCGGACGGTTCACGACGATCTATAACGGATTCGACCCCGAGGTCTACGAGAATTTGTCCGCGAGGCGTCCTGTCGGACCAGACCATCTCGTCATCACCCATGCAGGCCAATTTTACGGTCCCCGGCGTCCTCATCCGATTTTCGAGGCGATCCGGTTGCTCCGTGATCGACGCTCGACGACTCGGGAGCCGGTCCTGCAACTGTTTGGAACCCCGACGTACGAAGGTCGGGATTTGGGATCGATCGCCGCCGAATTCGGGATCCAGGACCAAGTCGTCGTTCAAGGGGCGATCCCCCACCTCCGGGCTCTGGAAGAGTTGCGCGGCTCCGACATCCAGTTGCTGGTCGGCATCGGGGGCGAGGGCTCGGACCTCCAGGTGCCGGCCAAGTTATATGAATACCTTGGGGTCGATCGACCCATTCTGGCCCTGGCGCCTCAGAATAGCGCGATCGCCGACGTCATGTCGGAGGGGGGGATCCTGGGCGCGATTTGCGACCCCGAAGACGCCGAACAGATCGCTGCGGCGATCGTCGACCTCGACGCTAGAGCACTAGCTGGAGACGGCGTGAACCGCGACGAGGAACGGCCGGCGAAGAATCGATTCCACCGATCCGAACAGGTCGGGTTTCTGGTCGACGTGCTGGAGGACGTCCTCCGGGAACGCGAATCCCGGTTGGTGCGCGGCCGGACGAGCCTGTCCGATATCGTCGAGGCGGCACCCGGAAAACGGCCGGATTGA
- a CDS encoding O-antigen ligase family protein — MILLAIGVVAGLGNPVAAVIGCLEAYLLNPVVFIDFDVRFQLITTLVLITSYLVHSPRALPAARNEGSLLKALWAFVALGALSALWAQVSPEDTITAITELAKTVVLVTLLVRSIRNEKHYSYVITACLIGIAHAAFLHTFGVRLGYVPPSIARSEAGMLPDMHGSVMVLFFPSLVLLSMMGTRFERLLCWLSLPFVLSSIVTTNQRTYFLAMLVESGLILLAVPKKHAIRLLLVFAIGGGLFAFRLTSGDYWQRMSTITDPTREESANSRILLRSASQRILADYPFGVGYRNYPSVSPKYLPREALTQGRRSAHNSYFTIACETGIPGFLIWSYAFGGSLYYLRRLRKGGDKRSLDRISLLATGLEVGLYGWICGGLTQSDHDVDPAYWFIAFTIVLVRLRHQDAIRSAQASRP; from the coding sequence TTGATCCTGTTGGCGATTGGAGTAGTCGCCGGGCTGGGGAATCCCGTAGCCGCCGTGATCGGGTGTCTAGAAGCTTATCTGTTGAACCCGGTCGTGTTCATCGACTTCGATGTCCGGTTCCAGCTCATCACGACCCTGGTCCTCATCACGAGCTACCTTGTCCATAGTCCGCGAGCCTTGCCTGCTGCTCGAAATGAGGGCTCGTTGCTCAAGGCGCTCTGGGCTTTCGTAGCCCTCGGTGCGCTCAGTGCTCTCTGGGCGCAGGTCAGCCCGGAAGATACGATCACCGCGATCACCGAGCTAGCGAAGACGGTCGTGCTGGTCACTTTGCTGGTCCGATCAATACGCAATGAGAAGCATTATTCTTATGTTATCACCGCCTGCCTGATCGGCATAGCACACGCGGCGTTCCTCCATACCTTCGGAGTTCGCCTCGGTTACGTTCCACCGAGCATCGCCAGGTCGGAAGCCGGGATGCTTCCGGACATGCACGGCTCGGTCATGGTGCTGTTTTTCCCAAGCTTGGTCCTCCTAAGTATGATGGGGACTCGATTCGAGCGCCTCCTCTGCTGGCTCAGTCTACCATTCGTGCTAAGCTCCATCGTCACGACGAATCAGCGAACCTACTTTCTTGCCATGCTCGTCGAGTCGGGACTGATCTTGCTGGCGGTGCCGAAAAAACATGCGATTCGATTATTGCTCGTCTTCGCAATCGGTGGCGGTTTGTTTGCATTTCGATTGACGTCCGGAGACTACTGGCAGCGGATGAGCACGATCACCGATCCCACCCGTGAAGAGTCGGCGAATAGTCGAATCCTGCTACGTTCAGCAAGCCAGCGAATTCTTGCGGACTACCCGTTTGGTGTCGGTTATCGCAACTATCCATCAGTCAGTCCGAAATATCTCCCGCGTGAGGCGCTTACACAGGGACGGAGGTCGGCGCATAACTCCTATTTCACCATCGCTTGCGAGACCGGAATTCCGGGCTTTTTGATCTGGTCCTATGCTTTCGGTGGATCGCTCTACTATCTGAGGCGGCTCAGGAAGGGCGGAGACAAACGAAGCCTGGATCGAATCTCTCTCCTGGCGACAGGTCTCGAAGTCGGTCTCTACGGATGGATCTGCGGCGGGCTCACCCAGTCCGATCATGACGTCGACCCCGCCTATTGGTTCATCGCATTTACAATCGTACTTGTTCGGTTGCGTCACCAGGACGCAATTAGATCCGCGCAGGCGTCCCGGCCCTAA